A window of Erpetoichthys calabaricus chromosome 12, fErpCal1.3, whole genome shotgun sequence contains these coding sequences:
- the LOC127529750 gene encoding tripartite motif-containing protein 16-like: MTDNFWTYTKNFFGFRADRNCSIAGPGEVASDQCLGRKRKASKSCPTCLASYCETHIQLHLGDPILKRHRLEAPISNLQERTCLSHRKPLKLFCRTDQKCICEKCGNTKHRRHELVDLETEITEKKYQVVTTQREYKRRVEERKKKVKKMKQTVQQLRSSAENEIFACEEIFRSIIQSTERLKSEVTELIRDHEQREANKANESIKTLDKEMKELEQRDTEITKLSNTDNPIQLLQNFPTVCVPPTDSHMPNVNINVELFSKTLQKDLLNLKRSLRKINVWKFVKPKGYDDPVDILQNMCTRNFLLKYSCQLTFNPNTLNEHLHLSEGYKRVTFGNKIQYPKHPDRFNYWSQVLCREALSGTRLYWEVQWSGEIEIGVVKEISRRGNGNDCRLGRNVKSWCLRCSASRYSAWHDNKETPLTAPGCDRVGVYLDCPAGLLSFFSVSDTITRLYTFKASFMEPLYVGFWLGFESSVMILKE, translated from the exons atgactGACAACTTTTGGACATACACAAAGAACTTTTTCGGATTTCGTGCAGATAGAAATTGCAGTATCGCAGGACCTGGAGAAGTAGCTTCTGATCAATGTCTTGGAAGAAAGAGGAAAGCTTCTAAGTCGTGCCCTACCTGCCTGGCTTCCTACTGTGAGACTCATATCCAGCTCCACTTGGGGGATCCGATTCTGAAGAGACACAGACTGGAGGCACCAATTAGTAACCTTCAGGAGAGAACCTGTCTGAGTCATCGTAAACCGCTGAAGCTTTTCTGTAGGACTGACCAAAAGTGCATCTGTGAGAAGTGTGGGAATACTAAACACAGGAGGCACGAGCTGGTAGATCTGGAGACTGAAATTACAGAGAAAAAG TATCAGGTGGTTACAACACAGAGAGAATACAAGCGGAGAGTTGAGGAGAGAAAAAAGAAGGTGAAGAAGATGAAGCAAACTGTGCAACAACTGAGG AGTTCTGCAGAGAATGAAATTTTCGCATGTGAGGAAATATTCAGGTCCATCATTCAATCTACTGAGAGGCTAAAGTCAGAGGTGACTGAGTTGATTCGTGATCACGAACAGAGGGAAGCGAACAAAGCTAATGAGTCTATAAAGACACTGGATAAGGAGATGAAGGAACTGGAGCAGAGAGACACTGAGATAACAAAACTTTCAAACACTGACAACCCCATTCAATTACTCCAG AACTTCCCAACTGTCTGTGTCCCTCCAACAGATTCACACATGCCCAATGTCAACATCAATGTGGAACTTTTTTCTAAGACTCTACAGAAGGACCTCTTAAATCTTAAAAGGAGTCTTCGCAAAATCAACGTTTGGAAATTTGTTAAACCTAAAG GTTATGATGATCCTGTTGACATCCTTCAAAATATGTGTACAAGaaatttccttttaaaat ATTCTTGTCAGCTTACATTCAACCCCAACACATTAAACGAACACCTCCATCTGTCTGAAGGATACAAAAGGGTGACATTTGGAAATAAGATTCAATATCCCAAGCATCCTGACAGATTCAACTACTGGTCCCAAGTGCTGTGCAGAGAAGCTCTCTCCGGGACCCGGTTATACTGGGAAGTGCAGTGGAGTGGAGAGATCGAAATAGGAGTTGTGAAGGAAATCAGCAGGAGGGGAAATGGCAACGATTGTCGTCTGGGAAGAAATGTCAAGTCCTGGTGTTTGAGATGCTCTGCTTCCCGTTACTCTGCGTGGCATGATAACAAGGAGACCCCACTGACTGCCCCTGGATGTGATAGAGTAGGTGTGTATCTGGATTGTCCCGCTGGCTTGCTCTCATTTTTTAGTGTTTCAGATACCATCACCCGCCTATATACATTCAAGGCTTCCTTCATGGAGCCGCTTTATGTGGGGTTTTGGCTTGGATTTGAATCGAGTGTAATGATCTTGAAAGAGTGA